One stretch of Hevea brasiliensis isolate MT/VB/25A 57/8 unplaced genomic scaffold, ASM3005281v1 Scaf37, whole genome shotgun sequence DNA includes these proteins:
- the LOC131177234 gene encoding protease Do-like 9, which translates to MENKPRKRGRKPKKIPATETMDFQFTTNVPQNDNVSLPSIATTTTAATETPSTGASPSPGRARGRPRKTGKHTEKSEPKSPERRLTRHGEQNGEFYVPAAEIRHNNIVGVVAAAEWESVVKVVPAMDAVVKVFCVHTEPNFSLPWQRKRQYSSSSSGFIIGGRRVLTNAHSVEHHTQVKLKKRGSDTKYLATVLAIGTECDIALLTVNDDEFWEGVTPVEFGDLPALQDAVTVVGYPIGGDTISVTSGVVSRIEILSYAHGSTELLGLQIDAAINSGNSGGPAFNEKGKCVGIAFQSLKHEDVENIGYVIPTPVIAHFICDYEKHGAYTGFPVLGVEWQKMENPDLRMSMGMGPDMKGVRIRRIEPTAPESHVLRPSDVILSFDGVKIANDGTIPFRHGERISFSYLVSQKYTGDKAVVKVLRNSEILEFNIKLATHKRLIPAHIKGKPPSYYIIAGFVFTAVSVPYLRSEYGKDYEFDAPVKLLDKHLHAMAQSVDEQVVVVSQVLVADINIGYEEIVNTQVLAFNGQPVKNLKNLADMVESCDDEFLKFDLEYQQIVVLHTKNANAATLDILATHCIPSAMSHDLKT; encoded by the exons ATGGAGAACAAACCCAGAAAACGCGGCCGAAAACCCAAGAAAATCCCGGCTACAGAAACCATGGACTTTCAATTCACCACCAATGTGCCCCAAAACGACAATGTTTCCCTCCCCTCCatcgccaccaccaccaccgctgCTACAGAAACCCCTAGCACTGGCGCTAGTCCTTCTCCTGGTCGTGCCCGCGGAAGACCAAGAAAAACTGGAAAACATACTGAAAAATCGGAACCCAAGTCCCCAGAACGGAGGCTGACGCGCCACGGAGAGCAGAACGGAGAATTCTATGTGCCCGCTGCGGAGATTAGGCATAATAATATAGTGGGGGTGGTTGCAGCGGCGGAGTGGGAGAGCGTGGTGAAAGTGGTGCCGGCAATGGATGCGGTGGTGAAGGTGTTCTGCGTTCACACTGAACCTAATTTTTCATTGCCATGGCAGCGGAAAAGGCAGTATAGTTCGAGTAGTAGTGGGTTTATTATTGGGGGAAGGAGAGTGTTGACAAATGCGCATTCCGTCGAGCATCACACTCAGGTTAAGCTGAAAAAACGAGGGTCTGATACGAAGTATCTGGCTACTGTATTGGCTATTGGCACCGAGTGCGATATTG CATTATTGACAGTTAATGATGATGAATTTTGGGAGGGAGTTACTCCTGTTGAGTTTGGAGATCTGCCTGCCCTTCAAGATGCTGTTACTGTTGTGGGTTACCCAATTGGGGGCGATACAATCTCTGTGACAAGTGGTGTTGTCTCACGAATAGAGATACTATCTTATGCCCATGGATCAACTGAACTTTTGGGGTTGCAG ATAGATGCAGCCATAAACTCTGGAAATTCTGGGGGCCCTGCCTTTAATGAGAAGGGCAAATGTGTTGGTATTGCATTTCAATCTCTGAAACATGAAGATGTGGAGAATATTGGCTATGTTATACCCACACCAGTTATAGcacattttatttgtgattatgaGAAGCATGGGGCCTATACAG GCTTTCCAGTTCTTGGAGTTGAGTGGCAGAAGATGGAAAATCCTGATTTGCGTATGTCAATGGGGATGGGGCCTGATATGAAGGGTGTACGCATTAGAAGAATTGAACCAACAGCGCCAGAATCCCATGTTTTGAGGCCCTCTGATGTCATCCTGAGTTTTGACGGGGTTAAAATTGCTAATGATGGAACAA TCCCATTCAGGCATGGAGAGCGAATTAGTTTCAGTTACCTTGTTTCTCAAAAGTACACTGGGGACAAAGCTGTGGTGAAAGTTCTCCGCAATTCAGAGATACTTGAATTCAACATAAAACTTGCAACTCACAAACGGTTGATCCCAGCACATATCAAGGGCAAACCtccttcttattatattattgctggATTTGTTTTTACTGCTGTATCTGTTCCATATCTGCGTTCTGAG TATGGAAAGGACTATGAATTTGATGCTCCAGTCAAACTATTGGACAAGCATTTACATGCAATGGCACAATCTGTAGATGAACAGGTGGTTGTTGTTTCACAG GTTCTTGTGGCTGACATTAATATTGGATATGAAGAAATTGTCAACACTCAG GTTCTGGCTTTCAATGGCCAGCCTGTGAAGAATCTGAAGAACTTGGCTGACATGGTGGAGAGCTGTGAtgatgaatttttgaagtttgacctAGAATACCAGCAG ATAGTGGTCCTACACACCAAAAATGCCAACGCAGCAACTTTAGATATCCTTGCAACACATTGTATACCTTCTGCAATGTCTCATGATCTTAAGACTTGA